A genomic region of Mus musculus strain C57BL/6J chromosome 7, GRCm38.p6 C57BL/6J contains the following coding sequences:
- the Vmn1r114 gene encoding vomeronasal 1 receptor 114, which yields MSVRGKSLKTTEEVALQIILLCQFGVGTMANVFLFVHNFSPVLTGSKQRPRQVILSHMAVANALTLFLTVFPNNMMAFAPRNPPTELKCKLKFFSHLVTRSTNLCSTCVLSIHQFVILVPISRGKLLLRASVPNLVSYSCYGCWFFSVLSNIHIPIKVTGPQITDNNTDSKSKFFCSTSGFTVRIVFLQFSHDATFMSIMVWTSVSMVLLLHRHRQRMQHILTPNQDARGQAESRATQTILIVVVTFVSFYLLNFICIIFHTFFIHYNLFIRLLGEILAAGFPTISPLLLIFRDPKNPCLELFHCFKPESLQNLKHRRQLH from the coding sequence ATGTCTGTTCGTGGTAAATCcctgaaaaccactgaggaagtggctcttcagatcattttgctttgccagtttggggttgggaCCATGGCCAATGTCTTCctgtttgtccataatttctctccagtcttgactggttctaaacagaggcccagacaggtgattttaagccacatggctgtggccaatgccttgactctattcctcactgtatttccaaacaacatgatgGCTTTTGCTCCAAGAAATCCTCCaactgaactcaaatgtaaattaaaattcttcAGTCACCTGGTGACAAGAAGCACAAatttgtgttccacctgtgtcctgagtatCCATCAGTTTGTCATTCTGGTTCCTATTAGTAGAGGTAAACTTCTACTCAGAGCAAGTGTCCCAAATTTGGTGAGTTATTCTTGTTACGgttgttggtttttcagtgtcttaagtaacatccacattccaattaaggtcactggtccacagataacagacaataacactgactctaaaagcaagtttttctgttccacttctggattcaCTGTAAGAATTGTCTTCTTGCAGTTTTCCcatgatgccacattcatgagcatcatggtctggaccagtgtctccatggtacttctcctccatagacatcgccagcgaatgcagcacatcctcactcccaatcaggACGCCAGAGGCCAAGCTGAGTCCAGAGCAACCCAAACTATCCTGATAGtggtggtcacatttgttagcttttatcttctaaattttatttgtatcatctttcataccttttttatacattataatttattcatACGGCTTCTTGGTGAGATTTTGGCTGCAGGTTTCCCTACTATTTCTCccttactgttgatcttcagagatcctaAGAATCCTTGTCTTGAGCTCTTCCACTGTTTTAAACCAGAGTCGCTACAAAATTTGAAACACAGAAGACAGCTTCACTAA